TTTCCCGAGATCTCTCAGCCTGCCTTAGCCAGCTCTGCGCTGCCCTGAGCCTCCCCAGATGGCCTGGAAGGCCAGGGAGAACCCCTCAGAACCTGGTGCTGACGGGGCCCCGAGCAGGGCTATAAAGCTCCCTGAGGCCAACTGATTGGCTCAAATCCAAACTCCTCTTACGTGGCTGGATGAGCCAGGTCCACTCGTTTAACCTCTCTAACAGTTCACACCGCCCAGGATCGTGTGAGGATTTTTAGCATACCTCAAGCATCTGCCTCCCTTAGACCGTGAGCTCCTAAACACAGCAGGTGCCTAATAATCAGCCTGCTTCCAAGCACAGGGCTTCCCGAGGACAAGAGGCAGAGGCCCAAGGGCAAGGCCTGCAGACAGAATGCTCCTCAGCCTCAAGCCCTGCTGGCCTCTCTGACTCCCCACCCCTAGCAACAGACAACATACTCACCGCTGGGTCGACCTTACCAGCGTCTCCTCTCTTCCATAGCTCACCTAGGCTCTGCCCGCGGGGACCCTGCACCACCCATCACCTCCCACCCCTGGCGCTGAACCAGCACTGGCTCTGCCGATGGAGCCCTTTTTGCCCATCAGATGGTCCCAAGGCGCCAGGGGCCCTTCTTGGGATGTGGGTGCTCCCAAAAGGGGTTCAGCAGAATTTGAGAGTATGTTTGGGCTGAGGTTTGGCCCCGATGAGGGGGGGATGCCTTGGGCCAACGTGTCCACCCCGAGGTCTGCAGTCAAAATGAGATCGGCCATCATCCAGATATCAAATACAAAAGGTCACAGGCCCTAGCCAAGCTCAGGTCTGTCCAGGGCCTTCCCCGAGGAGCTCCCGCGGCAGGACCACTCCTTCCCTCACTCTTCAGACCACTGGCCCTTTCTCAGCTTGTATGCGGATGCTTCATGACACCTCCCTCAAGAGGCCTTCTCTGACTGCCTCCTAAGTTAAATCAGATTCCTTTATGAGCCCCCACTTCAGCCTCTGCCCACTATCCTCACAGCTGGACTGTCAGTGAGGCCTGGCCTTGGGCAAAGCAGCAATTCAAAACCAAGGAGACGGACATGAACCAGAAGTGTTTATTGCAGAAATTTGGCCAAGATTTCAGCTAAGTAATCACAGGTGAGGCTAGGCTGGGGCCCTCTGCCCAGGATTGAGCAGGTAAAACAGGAAACGGGCAAAGGAGGATATCGGGGCTCCAAGCCTCAGAGCTGTGAGAGGATGTTGGGGGCCAGGCTGCAGGTGAGGCCTGTGCCATCTGGCTCCACATTCAGGGATTTGACGATGCCATCCTCTATCACCATGGAGAACCTGCCAGAAAGAAGGGCCGGGCCACGTGAAACAGCCTGGCCTGGAGGCTGGCAATGGAGACAGGTGGGGTAGCAGGCGAACACCCCACAGGGGACCCTCCCGCTTTTACCTTTTCAGTCGTTGATTCCCAAAGAGATACACCAGTGATTCATCAAGTAACAGATCTGTCTCCTGAAAGGAGAAGCAGAAAAAAGGTCAGGAACCCCCAAAACAGGCCAGGTCCCCTGGCCACTCCCCACACTGTCCGTGTCCCTCCAAGTCCCTGCTTCCAGGATGGAGGCTGGGAGTGCACTCACCTTCCCAAAGGTCCCAGTGGGGTCTGCCAGGAGCCGAACCTAAGGAGAAAGCAAAAGTCACAAAAAAATCTCCACCTTGGCCCCAGATCCCCTGCAGGATCCATAGCTCACCTTGCCCTCTGCGTTGTGGGTGCGTGCCCACTCTTGAGTCACAAAGACATCATTAACTGTCAGACATGCCACCACCTGGACCCCCTTGGCCTTCAGAGCGCCAGCCTGCTCCACGAACCCTGGCAGGTGGGTCTGGGGAGGAGAACCAGAGAGTTAGCAGGTGGATAACTGCCTCTGCTCCTCAGCCCACCCTTTGTCTCCAAGCCCTCCTCATTTCCCGACGTCAACAGCTTTGATCAGACAATGAGAACTGTGTAAGCCACAGTCCCTttttgcttccctagtggctcaacagtaaagaatccgcctgccaacgcaggaaacgtgggttcgatccctgcatcaggaagatcccctggagaagaaatggcaacccacaccagtattcttgtctgggaaatctcacggacagaaaAACCTAGcgccctacagtccatggggttgcagagagttggcacaacttagcaactaaacaacaactaagaAGCTCGGATCCAAATTCAAGTGTTCCTTGGTCAACACCATGAACGTCCCATGAACAGGACTGTCTCATTCACCCGAGTCCCAAGTCCCTTCCACAGCCCCTGTCACCTAGCAGGATCAAAGAGAGGCATTGCATCACCTTTTCTCCTACATCCCTACACTCACAGTCACAacttatttcttaaaaacctgaTATGCTTCTTTAACTGTCATATCACCTACGTCCCATTGGTACAAGCTGTCCCAGGACTATGCAGGACTCATGAACAATACAAACATGCATACAAGATCCCAACTGCTGAGCCCCAGAAGCGCAGGCCTCACCTTGGAACAACCAGGGGTAAAGGCACCAGGGAGGCCAAACAGCACTCCCTTCTTGCCTTTGAACAGCTCTGCCAGGTTCACCTTGTTCCCAGGCTCCTTTTCAAATACCTCCACCGACGGAATGGCATCTCCCACCTAGAAGGAATGACTCAAAggttaagggcaggggcagggcagcaagggcggggtgggggtgcccACAGAGGGCTGAGTAGCCCTGCCTGGTCCCGTGGAGCTAGGGTTGACacccagcagggaagtccaccGCTGTCAGAGCTTCCAAAGGTCCCTTTCCTGCGACCACCTGGTTACCCCACATCCTCCAAGTTTCAAGGTGGCCCTATTCCTCTTACGGGCCAGTTGGTGACcacagaaaaaaaggagagacggCCTCTCTGGCTGTCGCAAGAGATTGAGTAAACAAGCTGAATTACAGGAAAGAAGTGGGACAGAGCGGCAGGAGGAGGCCCTGACAACCCGGAGGGAGAGGACGCTGGGCACGGCTGAGTGTGCCACGTTCAAGACGAGAAAATGGGAGGGCAGCAGAAGGTTGGGGAGCAGGGTGCAGGTCCCTACATCCAGCAGATACAAGTATAGAAGGACTCCCTTCAAGGGGGAGGGATCAGTGTTCCTGGGAGTGTGTGCGGGCTTCACGGGCCAGAAAAAGTAGACAAAGGGAGCAAAGTCAGGGGTGAGGGTAGAGCCTGGAGAAACCCAGCAATGGGTGGTAGGATGAAGTAGGAGGAGGGGATCTCAGAAGACTGTGAAGCAAGGGGGAGCCCCAAGGAGCTGGGGATGGTTCCAGAAGATATGAGGGCTGAAAAACTCAGCAGAAGGGTGCAGTGGGGGAGACAAAACAGGGTTCTAAGAGACATCATCTGTTTCAAAGGATGGGGAGAGTAACACCCAATAACTTGACAAAAGCAGCCGGAGGGCGTGGAAGAGGGCAAGTATAGGAGTTAAAAAGAGTAAAGGAGATGGTTACATAAGGTGGGGAGAGCCATGGTACTCCACTTGAAAATGGTGGAGACTCATCACAGGTGTCCCAGAGTTGGTGTGGCAGGGAGACGAGAGGAAGGCCCGAAAGCCTTGAGAACTGTTAGAGGAGATGGGGCACGAGACCCCTAAAACTGGCGACATCGTTGCAGCCACGGGGGTCTTGTTGAAGGAAACAAGGGGAACGGACGGCGAGAGGAGTCTCTATGGCAGCGGGAAAGTAAGAAAGATGGTGACTTTCCCCCAGACAAGCAGGACGAAGGGGCGTGCGGAAATGAGTGGAGTTGGGGAGGCAAAGAAATCAGGCCTGGCTGGGCCCGCGGTCACCTTGATCGGGGCCATGGCTACAGCAGCGCTTCTGAAACCTCGGACCCCGCCAAACGTCCACTCGAGGATTCTTTCCAGGCACCCTCGGGATCCCGCCGCTGTCGTTGACGCACCCTCAACGATGGTCGCCCGGGACACCACCGAGCCCGGTCTGCAGCCCAGGACGCGTAACCACCCCAGACGCATGCCGAGTCATAAAGTCAGAACAGCCCCGCCCACGCTTCGAGGCTGAGGTAGAAGGCTGGGTGGAACCGGAGCGCTACGACCCAATACTGCGAAAGGCAGGGCAAAAGATGGAACGGGGGCGTAGGTTACCTGGCCACCCGCGAGGCGCCGCGCGGACGGCGCCCGAACGGGTGGGGCTTCCGACGAGCTCGGTATTAGGGGCTGGATCACCGGCGCGCGTGCGAGCGGGCGGAGCTTATTTGCATACAAGGCCAGGTTGCCGCTGTTTTGATTGTGTAATTTACGGATTGGGGcagtatttccatttttaaccGCAAACAAGTGGCAGGAAACGGTGGTGTCAGGAGCCTCTGTAGGAGTTAAGCGTACTTATTTTGCATTCCACGAAGATCCTTGCATTGTAGCCGTTTTACGTATGATTTACATTGTACACGATTTGTAGCAACTTGAGGTTTAGCTCAGCCAACACCACTAGGCCTGCGCCGTAGCAATCTCCTGCCGAGATGCTTCCAGGAGCAGCGCGCAATACCAACCGACCTCGGCGCCGGCGAGCACCGGAAGGTTCGCCGTTTCCGCTCCTCCCAGGTGTCCAATAGGATAGAGCGGGACAGCTCAGGAAATGACGTAGCGAGCCCACTCTCCTTCCGGTTCCGGCTGTGCGGGAGCGCGCAGAGTAGACATGAGGCTGCTTACCCACAACCTGCTGAGCTCGCACGTGCGGGGGGTGGGGCCCCGTGGCTTCCCCCTGCGTCTCCAGGTACCGGCCGTCTCGGGGACCTCTCCCAGGGGCTGGGGTAGGGGAACCAGGATCCGGTCCTTGCCTAACTAAATCTCTGCGCCCCTCAGGCCACGGAGGTCCGCATCAACCCTGTGGAGTTCAACCCCGACTTCATAGCGCGTATGATACCCAAAGTGGAGTGGGCGGCGCTTCTGGAGGCTGCGGACACAGTGAGGAccctcctccccgcctccccagccCCGTGCACACCGTGGGtggcgggcggggcgcgggggGTTGTGGAGGGGATAGTCATAACTTCAGCCCTTTACACCAGGCCTCAGGGCGAGCGTCTGGGAAACGGAGATGATTTAAGCCTCTTGCCCACAGCTGCATCTCATCGAGGTGCCTAAAGAGCCGATTCAGGGATATGAGCATAACGAGGAATTTCTGAGAAAGATGCACCACGTGCTGCTGGAGGTGAGAATCGGCCCATCGCTTGCTTCCTGGCTATACACCCACACCTGACAACTGCCAGTGCTCAGTTCTGGTCCCTTCTTCCCGCAGGTGGAGGTCTTGGAGGGCACCCTGCAATGCCCAGAGTCGGGACGTCTGTTCCCCATTACCCGTGGGATCCCCAATATGCTGCTgagtgatgaggaaactgagacataaaCTGCCAGGCGTCGGTTTTTCACTCTGGTTGTGTGAATCTTTGTTTACACGTTATCTTGTTTGTTAGTCCTATCCTGTGTATCCCTAACCCTTGACCCAGTGACACACCACACACAGTGTTTTTGAGCtcgatattatatatttttttttctcattaaaggTTCAAAACCAAAAGCGGTTTCTCTTTGCagcaaatatacattaaaatagaGTCTCTGTACAGCCAAGGGCTCTGGGCCCTGGCTTGCCCCGTGTCCCTGCGCCTCCCTGGCCAAacccaaaaataaatatagtgtTATTGCTCTGCAGGGCATAGAGGCAGTGCTCTCCCTGCCCCCTGAGGAGACTGGGTGGGAGCTGATGGGGGGCCCTGGCCACCCCAGGGGTCCAGGGGCTGGAGCCTGCTTGGAGTTATTGCTtcaaggtggggggggggcagtaaTGCCCAATGCAAATGATGAGAGAGGAGCAAAGGGAGCAGGAGCCTTTGCTCTCCGAATCCCCCTCCATTCTGGAGAGGAAGTCGGATTAAGCAGCAGCAAAAGCATCACCCACTGGGAGACTGTGGCCTccactcccttccctccctgAGATCAGGcttctgcccacccctccccccaacacacacgtCCCCTGCAGCCCCCTATGGCTTCCGCAAGGCCCCCCTACACCCTGGGGGCACGTTATGGCTTGCGAGGGGCAGCACTGTGCCCAGAGCCTGGGCGCACATGTTCCCAGCTTCTAACACCCccaaggaggggggaggggagggtgtagGGCCTGCTCCCAGGGGCTGATGGTGTTGCCCTGGCCCTGCCAGCAGGCTGTGGCACTGCCcagaccccagctctgccccctTGGGGCCGACCCCATGCTGGGCGGGTCCTGCCAGCACCCCCACCCATGCCCACCCCTTGCCTCAGTCCATCATGGCCTCGAGCATCTCCAAAAACAGCTTGTGCATGGGCACCTTGCCCTCCAGCTTCACCCCGTAAAAATGGGCCAGCACTTTGCCTGCTGTCTGGCGAAGGAGCGGTAGTGTGAGCAGCAGCCTGCCTGCCCGCCTCCGCTCAGCGCCCCCTCCGGGGCCCGCCCGGCCAGCTTCGTACTCCAGCAGGGCCTCATGTAGAGCTTCTCGCAGCTGCTCCACTGCTTCAGCATCTTCAATGTGCACAGAGTCTGCAAGGCAAGACGAGAGAACTGTTGACATGGGCCATCtccggaaggggcagagccacaTCGACCTGAGTACTGCCAGGTGGGGGCACAAGGAGCCCCACCAAGATCTGCTGAAGCACTACTCGCTGCTCCTGCCCGTGAGCCAGGGCCCACTCCTCCTTCCTCAGCTATGGCCACCTCCggtccccttccccttccttccccctaAGTGGTTCACCTGTCTACAGAACCACGGGCACTAGGGCTCAGAATTCAGCATGCATTTCCTGGACCTGTCCTCGCCTGGCTTCGTGCCTTGCAGCAAGTCACTGTTCGTGCCCAAGCCTGTTTTCCCTGTCTGCAAAGTGGGAGCGTGCTACCATCACAGTTAAAAAACCAAAGCACCTCATGGAGAAACCCATCAGCACAAGCCC
Above is a genomic segment from Cervus elaphus chromosome 2, mCerEla1.1, whole genome shotgun sequence containing:
- the PRDX5 gene encoding peroxiredoxin-5, mitochondrial is translated as MRLGWLRVLGCRPGSVVSRATIVEGASTTAAGSRGCLERILEWTFGGVRGFRSAAVAMAPIKVGDAIPSVEVFEKEPGNKVNLAELFKGKKGVLFGLPGAFTPGCSKTHLPGFVEQAGALKAKGVQVVACLTVNDVFVTQEWARTHNAEGKVRLLADPTGTFGKETDLLLDESLVYLFGNQRLKRFSMVIEDGIVKSLNVEPDGTGLTCSLAPNILSQL
- the TRMT112 gene encoding multifunctional methyltransferase subunit TRM112-like protein produces the protein MRLLTHNLLSSHVRGVGPRGFPLRLQATEVRINPVEFNPDFIARMIPKVEWAALLEAADTLHLIEVPKEPIQGYEHNEEFLRKMHHVLLEVEVLEGTLQCPESGRLFPITRGIPNMLLSDEETET